A genomic region of Thermotoga sp. Ku-13t contains the following coding sequences:
- the cysE gene encoding serine O-acetyltransferase: MRWFVKAIKEDVRAYLRLDPATSNVLQLIFFNASFQGLLLYRISHLFYRWKLHPLAYLFHYLCRVLFSMDIHPAAEIEPGVVIDHGIGVVIGATATVKSGTVIYHGVTLGAKHICSGKRHPDVGRNVIIGAGAKILGPIKVGDNSVIGANAVVLNDVPENCLAVGIPARIVRRDENVEVGGQHTDGEIENRTKGVREAREEQPVGKC, from the coding sequence GTGCGCTGGTTCGTAAAAGCCATCAAGGAGGATGTGAGGGCGTACCTTCGCCTTGATCCTGCCACTTCGAACGTGCTGCAGCTGATTTTCTTCAACGCTTCCTTCCAGGGCTTACTCCTCTACAGAATCTCCCACCTCTTCTACCGTTGGAAACTTCATCCTCTGGCCTATCTTTTCCATTATCTGTGTCGCGTGCTCTTTTCAATGGACATCCACCCGGCCGCGGAGATCGAACCCGGTGTGGTTATAGACCACGGCATCGGTGTGGTGATCGGCGCGACCGCAACCGTGAAAAGTGGGACCGTGATCTACCACGGCGTGACGCTGGGCGCGAAACACATCTGCTCTGGAAAAAGACATCCGGATGTGGGTAGAAACGTGATCATCGGAGCAGGAGCCAAGATACTCGGTCCGATAAAAGTTGGTGACAACTCCGTCATCGGAGCGAACGCCGTCGTTCTGAACGACGTGCCGGAGAACTGCCTCGCTGTAGGAATTCCCGCAAGGATCGTAAGGAGGGATGAGAATGTTGAAGTTGGTGGGCAACACACCGATGGTGAGATTGAAAACAGAACCAAGGGTGTTCGTGAAGCTCGAGAAGAACAACCCGTGGGGAAGTGTTAA
- the cysK gene encoding cysteine synthase A — protein MLKLVGNTPMVRLKTEPRVFVKLEKNNPWGSVKDRPALFMIEAAEKKGLIKSGVIVEPTSGNTGIALAAIGALKGFRVILTMPESVSQERVKILKGYGAEVVLTPAERGMTGAVEKALEIVRELDAYMPNQFENPYNVLAHETTTAHEILTQMNYRIDAFVAGVGTGGTITGVGKVLKKLYGERVMVVAVEPASSPVLSKGVAGSHRIQGIGAGFVPKILDLSVVDRIETVTDDEAFETVKLLMKKEALALGISSGANVAVALRIAQQLPEDARVVTIAPDGFEKYLSVFS, from the coding sequence ATGTTGAAGTTGGTGGGCAACACACCGATGGTGAGATTGAAAACAGAACCAAGGGTGTTCGTGAAGCTCGAGAAGAACAACCCGTGGGGAAGTGTTAAAGATAGACCGGCCCTCTTCATGATCGAAGCAGCCGAAAAGAAAGGACTCATAAAGAGCGGCGTCATCGTCGAGCCAACCAGCGGTAACACAGGCATTGCCCTGGCCGCGATAGGTGCCCTGAAAGGTTTCAGAGTGATACTGACGATGCCAGAGAGCGTGAGCCAGGAGAGAGTGAAAATTTTGAAGGGCTACGGTGCGGAGGTCGTTCTGACACCCGCCGAAAGGGGCATGACTGGGGCCGTCGAGAAAGCGCTGGAAATCGTTCGGGAGCTAGACGCCTACATGCCCAACCAGTTCGAAAATCCATACAACGTGCTTGCTCACGAGACCACTACGGCGCACGAAATTCTCACCCAGATGAACTACAGAATCGACGCCTTCGTTGCCGGTGTAGGCACAGGTGGAACCATCACTGGGGTGGGAAAAGTTCTAAAAAAACTCTACGGAGAAAGGGTCATGGTCGTGGCTGTGGAACCTGCGAGTTCTCCGGTTCTTTCGAAAGGCGTGGCTGGAAGTCACAGGATCCAGGGTATAGGTGCAGGATTCGTGCCGAAGATTCTGGACCTGTCTGTCGTTGATAGAATAGAAACGGTCACAGACGATGAAGCGTTCGAAACTGTGAAGCTTTTGATGAAAAAAGAAGCTCTGGCCCTCGGTATTTCGAGCGGGGCGAACGTGGCGGTGGCCTTGAGGATCGCTCAACAGCTCCCTGAGGACGCGCGCGTGGTCACGATCGCTCCGGACGGGTTTGAAAAGTATCTGAGCGTGTTCTCATGA
- a CDS encoding DUF123 domain-containing protein, protein MKGAYLLVLKLEYDVSIKDRWCFESGLYVYVGSAMNDLVTRVSRHLRKEKKKHWHIDHLLEHAKILSVIMIPSELRLEESLSLALSKRFDGPVGFGSSDLKVKTNLYRVDEIGELFKVVSDFLQRGG, encoded by the coding sequence ATGAAAGGTGCTTATCTGCTAGTTTTGAAGCTCGAGTACGATGTTTCAATTAAGGATCGCTGGTGTTTCGAATCTGGACTGTACGTCTACGTTGGCTCTGCCATGAACGATCTCGTCACGAGGGTTTCGAGACATCTTCGAAAGGAGAAGAAAAAACATTGGCACATAGACCATCTGCTGGAACACGCAAAGATACTCTCCGTTATCATGATTCCGTCTGAACTCAGGCTCGAGGAAAGCCTTTCGTTGGCTCTTTCCAAAAGGTTCGACGGTCCTGTGGGTTTCGGTTCGAGCGATCTGAAAGTGAAGACGAACCTCTACAGGGTGGACGAGATCGGCGAACTGTTCAAAGTCGTCAGCGACTTTCTCCAGAGAGGGGGATAG
- a CDS encoding lysophospholipid acyltransferase family protein: MKRILITIYFLVSAVIYVVLVGALVLFLGWVLSFFAGKQKARRFVLKQVKLFGKNTFRFMFCRVIALGLENYKPGTRYIVTPNHQSLMDIPLILGYIDPMPMVAKKELAWVPGVSWYIRYMRGIFLDRKNPSEGARVIREMMDLLRKGESFLIFPEGTRSEDGSVREFKTAAFKIAKKLGVKVLPVSIWGTMFLVPKKSLVLNPGTVLMKVHEPVDPAQFKDEVELAKAVEDTVRKGVEELKRLQ, translated from the coding sequence GTGAAAAGAATACTCATCACGATTTATTTCCTCGTCTCGGCTGTCATCTACGTCGTGTTGGTAGGGGCACTGGTGCTGTTTCTGGGATGGGTTCTGAGTTTCTTCGCTGGAAAGCAGAAGGCGAGAAGGTTCGTTCTCAAACAGGTCAAATTGTTCGGCAAGAACACGTTCAGGTTCATGTTCTGCAGGGTGATCGCACTCGGTCTGGAAAATTACAAACCTGGCACCAGATACATCGTCACACCGAACCATCAGAGTTTGATGGATATACCTCTTATTTTGGGTTACATCGATCCGATGCCGATGGTGGCGAAGAAGGAACTGGCCTGGGTGCCTGGAGTGAGCTGGTACATTCGTTACATGAGGGGAATTTTTCTCGACAGGAAAAACCCGTCCGAGGGTGCACGAGTCATAAGAGAGATGATGGATCTACTTAGAAAAGGGGAATCTTTCTTGATCTTTCCGGAAGGTACACGGAGCGAAGATGGCTCGGTTCGAGAGTTCAAGACCGCCGCTTTCAAGATCGCCAAGAAACTCGGAGTGAAGGTGCTCCCAGTTTCGATATGGGGTACAATGTTCTTGGTACCCAAGAAGAGCCTCGTACTTAATCCCGGTACGGTGTTGATGAAAGTTCATGAGCCAGTCGATCCTGCTCAGTTCAAGGATGAAGTCGAACTGGCGAAGGCGGTCGAGGACACAGTCAGAAAAGGTGTCGAAGAGCTCAAGAGGCTTCAATAG
- a CDS encoding HesA/MoeB/ThiF family protein, with protein sequence MFQRHSQLLGECLEKLFKARVLVAGVGGLGCTVSSLLIRLGVGQVYLLDDAVVDEPDLNRQILYDRSDLGQKKVVVAQKKLSQINPQSVIVPLDIRLDVDFCLPGVDVVIDCLDNFESKFALDILCEKKQVPLVHAGVEKFYGQLTTILPGSLRLRQIFPAPPKEDRARQIFPPLVVLVASLQTSEAVRLLCGQEPLLNGKLMLVDFFSMRFEVVPLRSGAA encoded by the coding sequence ATGTTTCAGCGCCACAGCCAGCTGCTCGGAGAATGTCTGGAGAAACTCTTCAAAGCCAGGGTATTGGTCGCTGGTGTGGGAGGACTGGGGTGCACGGTTTCATCACTTCTGATCCGCCTCGGAGTCGGGCAGGTCTATCTACTGGATGATGCCGTCGTGGATGAACCCGATCTGAACAGACAGATCCTCTACGACAGGTCCGACCTCGGACAGAAGAAAGTGGTGGTTGCTCAGAAAAAACTGTCTCAAATAAACCCCCAGTCCGTGATCGTCCCGCTGGACATCAGACTCGATGTCGATTTTTGCCTTCCAGGTGTCGACGTGGTGATCGATTGCCTGGACAACTTCGAATCGAAATTCGCACTGGACATTCTGTGCGAAAAAAAACAGGTTCCACTGGTGCACGCGGGTGTCGAAAAATTCTATGGACAATTGACCACAATATTACCGGGCTCCTTGAGGTTGAGACAGATCTTCCCCGCACCTCCCAAAGAAGATAGAGCGAGACAGATCTTCCCACCCCTGGTCGTTCTCGTCGCATCTTTGCAGACGAGTGAAGCGGTGAGGTTACTCTGTGGACAAGAACCTCTGCTGAACGGTAAGCTGATGCTGGTAGATTTCTTCAGCATGAGGTTTGAAGTTGTACCGTTACGGAGTGGTGCGGCGTGA
- a CDS encoding PfkB family carbohydrate kinase, whose translation MKTKLAVLGGSFVDIYIYGDEPHRCEIIEDCGGSGLNVAFALQQLGFEVVFFSNVGDDHRGNFFLNRLEKLGFDTRHIKRKRGPTGLHISLNDRTVAVERGVNNLDLDLDWELLSDCQLAFVNTEIPRETIERFLKNFQGTVFLDVGPRRILDPNVRSLHEDLLLIGNASQCELLQCDIVKMGSSGARWGELFVPTDGLAHPYTTGCGDVFDAVLIHCLLQGKDRKTALETAVKVSEEAAKTLKGAFAKAQAVKDLLSASL comes from the coding sequence ATGAAAACCAAGCTGGCCGTGCTCGGTGGAAGCTTTGTGGACATATACATATACGGTGACGAGCCACACAGGTGTGAAATCATTGAAGATTGCGGTGGTTCGGGCCTGAACGTGGCGTTCGCCCTTCAACAACTCGGCTTTGAAGTTGTGTTCTTCTCGAACGTCGGAGATGATCACAGGGGGAATTTCTTTCTCAACAGGTTAGAGAAGCTCGGCTTCGACACGAGGCACATCAAACGCAAACGTGGGCCGACGGGTCTACACATCTCTCTCAACGACAGAACCGTGGCTGTTGAGAGAGGAGTGAACAACCTGGATCTGGATCTGGACTGGGAACTCCTCTCTGATTGTCAGCTCGCTTTCGTCAACACCGAGATTCCCAGAGAAACCATAGAACGTTTCCTGAAAAACTTCCAGGGCACGGTGTTTCTCGACGTTGGCCCCAGGAGGATTCTCGATCCCAACGTGAGATCGCTCCACGAAGATCTCCTCTTAATTGGGAACGCATCGCAGTGTGAACTCCTGCAGTGCGATATCGTCAAGATGGGTTCGAGTGGAGCAAGATGGGGCGAGCTGTTCGTCCCGACGGACGGGCTGGCCCACCCCTACACGACCGGCTGTGGCGACGTGTTCGATGCCGTGCTCATACACTGCCTGCTGCAGGGTAAGGACCGAAAAACAGCGCTCGAAACGGCCGTAAAAGTCTCAGAAGAAGCTGCAAAAACCCTCAAAGGCGCCTTCGCAAAGGCTCAAGCTGTGAAAGATTTGCTCAGTGCATCACTGTGA
- a CDS encoding radical SAM protein has translation MLETLRKRCVLCGFESESISSSLKVCVRCLRERPVESLEIVRRTRARWRRSISFPVSPPRGGKRCLLCVNECEISQNGTGYCRVIKNVDGRLIFLTDNFDEAYLRYYLDPHPTNCVALPVCPEKDHRGFFNLAVFFAGCNLDCLFCQNIDHKYMIAGGTMRDGERVSVEELVRVAEQNRVSCVCYFGGDPVPWSIFTLKTSRKMRKRICWETNGLMNDSIAKQMASISLETGGIVKIDWKAFSPSVYEALTGVDGERAVERLKHNVELIAGMDERKEPPLLVVSTLIVPHYIDEFEVFNICRFLAQIDEKITYVLLAFAPQHLMHDLFTTSREQMKKVLEAARSSGLKNVFVENVWLLS, from the coding sequence ATGCTTGAAACCCTCAGAAAACGCTGCGTTCTGTGTGGTTTCGAATCTGAATCGATCAGCAGCTCGTTGAAAGTTTGCGTGCGGTGCTTGAGAGAAAGACCAGTCGAATCTCTCGAAATCGTTCGAAGAACGCGTGCCAGATGGCGTCGATCGATCAGCTTTCCAGTTAGTCCTCCGCGCGGTGGTAAGAGATGTCTTCTGTGTGTCAACGAGTGTGAAATTTCTCAGAACGGTACAGGTTACTGCAGAGTGATCAAGAACGTCGATGGTAGATTGATCTTTCTGACAGACAATTTCGACGAAGCTTACCTTCGCTACTATCTCGATCCCCATCCAACCAACTGCGTTGCGCTGCCTGTCTGTCCAGAGAAGGACCACAGAGGCTTTTTCAACCTTGCCGTGTTCTTCGCCGGTTGTAACCTCGATTGTCTCTTCTGCCAGAACATAGACCACAAATACATGATCGCGGGTGGAACGATGAGAGACGGCGAACGGGTATCTGTGGAAGAACTCGTCCGTGTTGCTGAACAAAACAGAGTCAGCTGCGTTTGTTACTTTGGAGGAGATCCGGTGCCCTGGTCAATTTTCACCCTGAAAACTTCGAGAAAGATGAGGAAAAGAATCTGCTGGGAAACGAACGGTTTGATGAACGATTCGATTGCAAAACAGATGGCTTCGATCAGCCTCGAAACGGGTGGCATCGTCAAAATAGATTGGAAGGCGTTCAGCCCGTCCGTCTACGAAGCGCTCACGGGCGTGGATGGAGAAAGAGCCGTCGAAAGGTTGAAGCACAACGTCGAGCTGATCGCCGGGATGGATGAAAGAAAGGAACCACCGCTGCTCGTTGTGAGCACGCTGATCGTTCCACACTACATAGACGAGTTTGAGGTTTTCAACATCTGTCGTTTTCTCGCCCAGATCGATGAGAAAATAACTTACGTCCTGCTCGCTTTCGCACCCCAGCATTTGATGCATGATCTATTCACAACGAGTAGAGAACAGATGAAAAAAGTTCTGGAAGCTGCCAGATCGTCGGGCTTGAAGAACGTGTTCGTCGAGAACGTCTGGCTCCTGAGCTGA
- a CDS encoding anhydro-N-acetylmuramic acid kinase has translation MNHFVRLGNWQELLQLFEKKQHIVLGLMSGTSADGLDIAQVKFSWNRQLNFELLSAVTLSYEPAFREKIVRSYDRRSSSVNYVTTLNYEIARKHAEMVKIYNFQCDFVAYHGQTVWHAPEQNATLQLGEADVLAVELQKPVVHSFRTKDMALSGEGAPISAYFDLVFLIGSDPSTAVLNVGGIANVTAIDEKGNPIAFDTGPGNCLIDTVVRNFLNRDLDEGGSLSREGRINLDLLNRMIEHKRGYILRKPPKTTGREAYNMEFLKEVGATKMFQLKDTLRTIVMFTARMVKENLALHLPHVKRLIVTGGGAYNQTLVEDLRQLGFDVKIPEKKLIDFREAIAIAFLGELFVKGLAPSKNVTGARRSCVMGKLALPW, from the coding sequence GTGAACCATTTCGTCCGGCTCGGGAACTGGCAGGAATTGCTCCAGCTCTTCGAGAAGAAACAACACATCGTTCTGGGATTGATGTCAGGAACGTCCGCGGACGGTCTGGACATAGCCCAGGTGAAGTTCTCCTGGAACAGACAGCTCAACTTCGAACTTTTGAGCGCCGTCACGCTGAGTTATGAACCAGCGTTCAGAGAAAAGATCGTTCGCTCGTACGACAGACGTTCTTCCAGCGTCAATTATGTCACCACATTGAACTACGAGATCGCTCGAAAACACGCCGAGATGGTGAAGATTTACAACTTTCAATGCGATTTCGTCGCCTACCACGGTCAAACCGTGTGGCATGCCCCAGAGCAGAATGCGACGCTCCAGCTGGGAGAAGCGGACGTGCTTGCTGTGGAACTTCAAAAACCCGTGGTCCACAGCTTCAGAACCAAAGACATGGCGCTGTCCGGTGAAGGGGCTCCCATAAGCGCGTACTTCGACCTGGTCTTCTTGATAGGTTCAGATCCTTCCACAGCCGTGCTGAACGTTGGTGGCATCGCGAACGTCACGGCAATCGATGAAAAAGGTAACCCCATCGCCTTCGATACTGGTCCTGGAAACTGTCTGATAGATACGGTCGTTAGAAACTTTCTCAACAGAGACCTCGACGAAGGTGGTTCACTCTCGAGGGAAGGCAGGATAAATCTAGATCTGCTCAACAGAATGATAGAACACAAGAGAGGTTACATACTCAGAAAACCACCGAAGACGACCGGAAGAGAAGCGTACAACATGGAGTTCTTGAAAGAAGTCGGAGCCACGAAGATGTTTCAACTGAAGGACACGTTGAGAACAATCGTGATGTTCACAGCCAGGATGGTCAAAGAAAACCTCGCCCTCCATTTACCACACGTGAAACGTCTCATCGTCACAGGAGGAGGAGCGTACAACCAGACGCTCGTTGAGGACCTGCGCCAGCTTGGCTTCGATGTCAAGATTCCGGAAAAGAAGTTGATAGACTTTCGCGAAGCCATAGCGATCGCGTTTCTGGGTGAACTGTTCGTGAAAGGCCTGGCCCCTTCGAAAAACGTGACCGGTGCGCGAAGGAGCTGTGTGATGGGTAAGCTGGCCCTGCCATGGTGA
- a CDS encoding HAD family phosphatase → MIRNIVFDLGRVLLSWEPYRYMLRTFPKHVADEMNEKIFESKDFWLMDKGLMNEERLWQKKMEELPHLKEYILHMKKAVIGLLVPIEKNVRLLPKLKEKGFKLYVLSNFSERHFEMVYKKYDFFKFFDGMIISSHVKLAKPEKEIFLELIRRYGIAPQESVFIDDKLENVNVARELGFRTIHVTDQTDLEEELRKVLGDWDRTEEVSQK, encoded by the coding sequence GTGATCAGAAACATCGTCTTCGATCTTGGAAGGGTTCTGCTCAGCTGGGAACCGTATCGGTACATGTTGAGGACGTTTCCGAAGCACGTGGCGGATGAGATGAACGAAAAGATCTTTGAAAGCAAAGATTTCTGGTTGATGGATAAGGGGCTCATGAACGAAGAACGGCTGTGGCAGAAGAAGATGGAAGAGCTACCACATCTGAAAGAGTACATACTGCACATGAAAAAGGCGGTGATAGGGCTCCTGGTTCCCATAGAGAAAAACGTGAGGCTCCTTCCAAAACTCAAAGAAAAAGGCTTCAAACTGTACGTTCTGTCGAACTTCAGCGAAAGGCATTTCGAAATGGTCTACAAGAAGTACGACTTTTTCAAGTTCTTCGATGGCATGATCATCTCCTCGCACGTCAAGCTCGCGAAACCTGAAAAAGAGATCTTCCTCGAGCTGATCCGAAGGTACGGCATCGCGCCTCAGGAGAGCGTTTTCATCGATGATAAGCTTGAGAACGTTAACGTCGCGCGAGAACTTGGTTTCAGAACCATACACGTCACAGACCAGACGGACTTGGAAGAGGAGCTGAGAAAAGTTCTGGGAGACTGGGATCGAACCGAAGAAGTTTCGCAGAAGTGA